One candidate division WOR-3 bacterium DNA segment encodes these proteins:
- a CDS encoding bifunctional 3,4-dihydroxy-2-butanone-4-phosphate synthase/GTP cyclohydrolase II encodes MVSSIEEGIKEIKKGKPVIVVDDENRENEGDFIAAAEKVTPKLINFMAKYGRGLICVPMKQERLEELEIPIMVEENTALHGTPFTVSVDVKKGTTTGISAFDRARTVKALIDKKTKPSDFARPGHIFPLRAVDGGVLRRAGHTEASVDLARLAGFYPAGVLCEILSSDGTMARLPELKKIARRFHLKIITIKDLIEYRRQKEKLVERVLETRLPTKYAEFRLIMFEDTVTRDHHIALVLGNVKGGKNILVRVHSQCLTGDVFHSLRCDCGDQMDAALRLIAKEKKGVFLYMRQEGRGIGLVNKLKAYKLQDKGLDTVEANLALGFDADLRDYGIGAQILCDLGLSSVRLLTNNPKKIIGLEGYGLKVTKQIPIYVVHKGNVRYLRTKREKLGHLIPDSAFLRVENSRKRTEKKKRKKGKKRRK; translated from the coding sequence ATGGTCTCGAGCATTGAAGAGGGTATTAAGGAGATAAAGAAGGGAAAGCCGGTGATTGTCGTCGATGATGAAAATCGGGAGAATGAAGGCGATTTTATCGCCGCTGCGGAGAAGGTAACGCCGAAATTGATAAATTTTATGGCAAAGTACGGACGCGGCTTGATCTGTGTTCCGATGAAGCAGGAGCGACTTGAGGAGTTGGAGATTCCCATTATGGTCGAGGAGAATACGGCTCTGCACGGAACACCGTTTACAGTCAGTGTTGATGTAAAGAAGGGGACGACCACCGGAATTTCCGCTTTTGATCGGGCGCGGACAGTAAAGGCCCTGATCGACAAAAAGACAAAACCCTCTGACTTTGCCCGACCCGGCCATATCTTTCCGCTGCGTGCCGTGGACGGCGGTGTTCTGCGCCGTGCAGGCCATACTGAAGCGAGTGTGGATCTTGCCCGGCTTGCCGGTTTTTATCCCGCCGGTGTGCTGTGTGAAATTCTGAGTTCTGACGGAACAATGGCGCGGCTGCCTGAGCTGAAGAAGATCGCCCGGCGGTTTCATTTAAAGATTATAACCATTAAAGACTTGATTGAATACCGCCGACAAAAAGAGAAACTGGTGGAGCGTGTTCTGGAAACGAGATTGCCGACAAAGTATGCGGAATTCAGGTTGATTATGTTTGAGGATACAGTAACCAGGGATCATCATATCGCCCTGGTACTCGGTAATGTTAAGGGAGGAAAGAATATTCTGGTGAGGGTTCATTCTCAGTGCCTTACCGGTGATGTATTCCATTCCTTGAGGTGTGATTGTGGTGATCAGATGGATGCAGCCCTGCGGCTTATCGCCAAAGAGAAAAAAGGGGTTTTTCTTTATATGAGGCAGGAAGGAAGAGGAATCGGGCTGGTGAACAAACTGAAGGCGTATAAATTACAGGATAAAGGGCTTGATACTGTTGAAGCAAATCTTGCCCTGGGATTTGATGCGGATTTGAGGGATTATGGTATCGGTGCTCAAATCCTCTGTGATCTGGGATTATCCTCGGTGAGGCTTTTAACCAATAATCCCAAAAAAATCATCGGTCTGGAAGGATACGGTTTGAAAGTGACCAAACAGATTCCTATTTATGTGGTTCATAAAGGAAATGTGAGGTATTTAAGGACAAAGAGGGAAAAGCTTGGTCATTTGATTCCTGATTCAGCCTTTTTAAGAGTTGAAAATTCCAGGAAAAGAACAGAAAAAAAGAAGAGGAAGAAAGGAAAGAAGCGAAGAAAATAA
- a CDS encoding 6,7-dimethyl-8-ribityllumazine synthase, with protein MEEIKGHLSGKGRKFAIVISRFNEFISKRLLEGAYDCLRRHGVREEDVTVYWTPGSFEIPGVALRVRKLKYDCVLCLGAVIRGDTPHFDYIANEVTKGIAALNLEDGTPLVYGIITADTVDQAVDRAGTKLGNKGWDAAMTGLELADLYAKIKPVGKR; from the coding sequence ATGGAGGAAATCAAGGGACATCTTTCAGGCAAGGGCAGAAAGTTCGCGATAGTGATTTCACGTTTTAATGAGTTTATCTCCAAGAGATTACTCGAAGGAGCATATGATTGTCTGCGTCGACACGGTGTCAGGGAAGAAGATGTGACGGTTTACTGGACTCCGGGAAGTTTTGAGATACCGGGTGTCGCACTTCGCGTCAGGAAATTGAAATATGACTGCGTTCTCTGTCTCGGAGCGGTCATCAGAGGAGATACACCTCATTTTGATTATATCGCAAATGAGGTGACAAAGGGTATTGCCGCATTAAACCTTGAAGACGGCACTCCCCTGGTTTATGGTATTATTACGGCTGATACTGTTGATCAGGCGGTTGATCGGGCGGGTACCAAGCTCGGAAATAAAGGTTGGGATGCGGCGATGACCGGCCTGGAGCTTGCAGACCTTTACGCGAAGATAAAACCTGTTGGAAAACGTTGA
- a CDS encoding NAD-dependent epimerase/dehydratase family protein, with the protein MKILVTGGCGFIGSHIVDAYIDMGHKVSIIDNLSTGDIKNLNPEAKFFKEDIRSQNIKKIFEEGKFDVVNHHAAQINVRVSAEDPLFDADVNIIGSLNLMSAALRYGVKKFIFASSGGTVYGEPKELPITEDYPIRPNSPYGISKATFERYLTLFSLQHNIDYVILRYSNVYGPRQISKSEAGVISIFIEQILKNKECVVFGDGAQTRDFVYVADVVNANISALTCDSVILNIGTGIETSVNELIDMLSEITGQRVAHRHDAPRLEEVRRNVIDPTKAESLIQWRPIVSLKEGIRRTFEYFQKIS; encoded by the coding sequence ATGAAGATTCTTGTAACCGGAGGTTGTGGATTTATCGGCTCCCATATTGTTGATGCCTACATAGATATGGGACATAAGGTTTCAATAATCGATAATCTCTCAACCGGTGATATAAAAAATCTCAACCCTGAGGCGAAATTTTTTAAGGAAGATATCCGCAGTCAAAATATCAAAAAAATATTCGAAGAAGGAAAATTCGACGTTGTCAATCACCACGCCGCCCAGATCAATGTACGGGTTTCAGCTGAAGACCCCCTTTTTGATGCAGATGTCAATATCATAGGTTCTTTGAATTTGATGTCCGCGGCTCTTCGATACGGCGTTAAAAAGTTCATCTTTGCATCGAGCGGCGGCACGGTCTATGGTGAGCCGAAGGAGCTTCCGATCACCGAAGACTATCCGATAAGACCGAATTCACCCTATGGTATCTCCAAAGCGACATTTGAACGATATCTTACTCTTTTCTCATTACAGCATAATATAGATTACGTGATATTAAGATACAGTAATGTTTACGGACCCAGGCAGATATCAAAGAGTGAAGCCGGCGTCATTTCCATCTTCATTGAACAGATCTTGAAGAATAAAGAGTGTGTGGTCTTCGGCGACGGTGCTCAAACGCGTGATTTCGTATACGTGGCGGACGTCGTCAATGCGAACATCTCCGCCTTGACCTGTGATTCTGTTATTTTAAATATCGGCACCGGGATCGAAACGAGTGTCAATGAATTGATAGATATGCTCTCCGAGATAACCGGACAGCGGGTCGCACATCGACACGACGCACCGCGGCTTGAAGAGGTACGGAGAAATGTCATTGATCCGACAAAGGCGGAATCCTTGATTCAGTGGCGGCCAATAGTATCCCTGAAAGAGGGGATAAGAAGAACCTTTGAGTACTTCCAGAAAATATCTTAA
- a CDS encoding sugar transferase: MNRKTEFLLTISGDVLILSAVYFISWKASAINTSVISWHSIIGNFLILIFWLFLFQTYELYVPRSKVQIMNELFKIFKAICVGLLMIFGVSYLININFVKASGFIPSYLVLIPSILVWRFFWRGIVGEFFKTPQEKVLIFQNGDTINDYSNFNVVKKVKLSEFNRAMQEEVLSKHNIQGIVIESNGHSMNSVFNIISKFADTKYEIFISPKLYSLVYKYFLVQKIPDSPFLKIIFHPLSNWDRFLKRVMDITIVAISLVLLAPILLLISLFIKIDSSGPVFYKQRRLGFRGKEFTLYKFRSMISDAEKHTGPVWASKNDERITRVGRILRPFRLDELPQLFNVLKGDMSFVGPRPERPAFVEELKKSIPLYTLRLNVHPGITGLAQVKHTYDTSIEDVKKKLSYDLQYINNMSLKLDLKIFLKTILTVLKQEGAH, from the coding sequence ATGAACCGTAAGACTGAATTTTTACTGACTATCTCAGGTGATGTGCTGATACTTTCCGCAGTCTATTTTATCAGCTGGAAAGCCTCGGCTATAAACACTTCAGTGATAAGTTGGCATTCGATTATCGGTAATTTTCTTATCCTTATTTTCTGGCTTTTTCTGTTCCAGACATACGAACTCTATGTCCCCCGTTCAAAAGTGCAGATAATGAACGAATTGTTCAAGATCTTTAAGGCGATATGCGTCGGGCTTTTGATGATTTTCGGAGTGAGTTATCTTATCAATATAAACTTCGTCAAAGCCAGCGGCTTTATTCCTTCATATCTGGTGCTGATACCGTCAATCCTTGTCTGGCGGTTTTTCTGGCGGGGGATAGTCGGTGAGTTCTTCAAAACCCCACAGGAGAAGGTGCTGATTTTTCAAAATGGGGATACAATAAACGACTACAGCAACTTCAATGTTGTCAAGAAGGTGAAATTGAGTGAATTCAATCGTGCCATGCAGGAGGAGGTGCTGTCCAAACACAATATTCAGGGTATCGTCATCGAGAGTAACGGGCACAGTATGAATAGTGTTTTTAATATAATTTCAAAATTCGCCGATACAAAATATGAAATATTCATCTCTCCGAAATTATATTCACTGGTCTATAAATATTTTCTTGTGCAGAAGATTCCTGATTCACCGTTTTTGAAGATTATTTTTCATCCGTTGTCAAACTGGGATCGTTTTTTGAAACGGGTGATGGATATTACAATTGTCGCAATTTCATTGGTGCTTTTGGCACCCATTCTGCTATTGATATCACTTTTCATCAAAATAGACAGCAGTGGTCCTGTGTTTTACAAACAGAGGAGGTTGGGTTTCCGCGGTAAGGAGTTCACTCTTTATAAGTTCCGTTCGATGATCAGTGACGCTGAGAAACATACTGGTCCGGTCTGGGCGTCAAAGAATGATGAACGGATTACGCGGGTGGGAAGAATCCTGCGTCCTTTCCGACTTGACGAGTTACCCCAGCTTTTTAATGTGTTGAAGGGAGATATGAGTTTTGTCGGTCCCCGACCCGAGAGACCTGCTTTTGTTGAAGAATTAAAGAAATCGATACCGCTTTACACCCTGCGGTTGAATGTCCATCCCGGAATTACGGGTCTGGCTCAGGTGAAACATACTTATGACACTTCGATCGAAGATGTCAAGAAGAAACTGAGTTATGATCTGCAGTACATAAATAACATGTCACTGAAACTTGATTTAAAGATATTCTTAAAAACCATACTTACGGTGTTAAAGCAGGAAGGGGCCCATTAG
- a CDS encoding DUF58 domain-containing protein produces the protein MSGLHSSPYKGFSQEFADYRQYMPGDEPKRIDWKVFARSDRFYIKEFQEETNLRAYILLDKSGSMGYGKKIEKLEYAKYLSASLAYMLFRQKDSVGIATFDKKLKVIIPPSSKRSNFLQILNTIDSAAAGGETSLSNMLFELAQKIKRRGIVILLSDLLDEPETVIKALRSFRYRKHELLVFHILDPDEATFPFNKSAIFCDLENKEELVIQPDAIRDSYRKKFNKILKLYHDRLLASYIDYEIMYTNTLYDKALFAYLQKRKKLP, from the coding sequence ATGAGCGGTTTGCACTCCAGTCCATACAAGGGATTTTCTCAGGAGTTCGCCGATTATCGTCAGTATATGCCCGGTGATGAACCGAAGCGTATTGATTGGAAGGTTTTTGCACGCAGTGACCGTTTCTACATCAAAGAATTTCAGGAAGAAACAAATTTGCGTGCATATATCCTTCTTGATAAAAGCGGTTCAATGGGGTACGGAAAAAAGATAGAAAAACTTGAATATGCGAAGTATCTGAGCGCCAGCCTGGCATATATGCTCTTCAGGCAGAAAGACAGTGTGGGTATTGCAACCTTTGATAAGAAACTCAAGGTAATCATTCCACCTTCTTCAAAGAGAAGTAATTTCCTGCAGATTCTCAATACCATTGACAGCGCCGCAGCGGGTGGCGAAACCTCTTTATCCAATATGCTCTTTGAACTGGCGCAAAAAATAAAACGTCGGGGAATCGTTATTCTACTCTCAGACCTCCTGGATGAACCGGAGACGGTGATCAAGGCGCTGCGTTCTTTCAGATACCGAAAGCACGAGCTCCTTGTCTTTCATATCCTCGATCCCGATGAAGCCACATTTCCTTTTAATAAATCGGCGATATTCTGCGACCTCGAGAACAAAGAAGAACTTGTAATTCAACCGGACGCCATCCGTGATTCATATCGGAAAAAATTCAATAAGATATTGAAACTCTATCATGACAGATTGCTCGCCTCATATATCGATTACGAAATCATGTACACCAATACGCTCTATGATAAAGCACTGTTCGCCTATCTTCAGAAGAGGAAAAAACTTCCATGA
- a CDS encoding DUF5050 domain-containing protein: protein MKKKNLDQKQHLNYFWLFLLCFFTLIFCSRKSDLQKGIEAIKKGDYAKAVRTLEKSLEADSMNPDVHYNLSFAYANLDSVRSSFLHYLKLVEMESPLKNDVKLKELLANFLNLDPYPARLIPMKGMNQFKGSLAPQGDIIAVAAAKRDIANIYLVTLKGKIKEKITSRGMNTDPDFSPTGDYIVYVSNIDGDDELYLYELKTKKVKKITDNTAKDFSPSFSPDGEEIVFVSNMDEPYKWEIYKINVSSGRIKRLTRNNYWDGFPKFSSDGKFIVFSSKRDGSEDIYRMKKNGGGEKILYKSTGDDSDPTLIDDNLFFKSDQNGNLEIFRYNLKTKKLTRITNNRVPDWNPRIAKDGSKMLVTKKVKKRWRLYLIDFKNGIASELLAERIKAKLKINTTEKK, encoded by the coding sequence ATGAAAAAAAAGAATCTTGATCAAAAACAACATCTGAATTATTTTTGGCTTTTTCTGTTATGTTTCTTCACCCTGATATTCTGTTCACGTAAAAGCGACCTCCAGAAAGGTATTGAAGCGATAAAAAAAGGTGATTATGCAAAAGCGGTGCGGACCCTGGAAAAAAGTCTGGAAGCCGACTCCATGAATCCGGATGTCCATTATAACCTCAGCTTTGCATACGCTAATCTCGATTCCGTGAGGAGCTCATTTTTACATTATCTTAAACTTGTCGAAATGGAGTCTCCGTTGAAAAATGACGTAAAATTGAAAGAACTGCTTGCGAACTTTCTGAACTTAGACCCATACCCGGCACGCTTGATACCCATGAAAGGAATGAATCAATTTAAAGGTTCTCTGGCGCCGCAAGGAGATATCATTGCTGTTGCTGCGGCAAAACGCGACATCGCAAACATCTATCTGGTGACATTAAAGGGAAAAATTAAAGAGAAAATAACCTCGCGGGGGATGAATACCGACCCCGACTTCTCACCGACCGGCGATTATATCGTGTATGTTTCAAATATAGACGGTGATGACGAATTGTATCTTTACGAGTTAAAGACCAAAAAGGTCAAAAAGATCACCGACAACACCGCTAAAGATTTCTCACCGTCATTTTCACCAGACGGCGAGGAAATCGTGTTTGTCTCTAATATGGACGAGCCGTATAAATGGGAAATCTATAAAATTAACGTGAGTTCGGGACGTATCAAACGGTTGACCAGAAACAATTACTGGGACGGTTTCCCGAAATTCTCTTCTGATGGAAAGTTCATTGTTTTTTCATCCAAAAGGGACGGCAGTGAAGACATATATCGTATGAAGAAAAACGGCGGCGGTGAGAAGATTCTCTATAAGAGCACCGGTGACGACAGCGATCCGACTTTGATCGACGATAATCTCTTCTTCAAATCAGATCAGAACGGAAACCTGGAAATTTTCCGATATAATCTGAAAACCAAAAAGTTGACCCGGATTACAAACAATCGTGTTCCAGACTGGAATCCACGCATCGCAAAAGACGGTTCAAAAATGTTGGTTACAAAAAAAGTCAAAAAACGATGGCGGCTCTATCTGATTGACTTCAAAAACGGTATAGCGAGCGAGTTACTTGCTGAAAGAATAAAGGCGAAACTGAAAATAAATACCACCGAGAAAAAATAG
- the nusB gene encoding transcription antitermination factor NusB, translating to MGRRLSRELALKILYRYEEGDRELSKVLDSVLEAKQYAEEDKKFSRELVEMTIDNLKTIDEQIINVLENWPFDRVSVIDKIILRLGTCEILYFKDIPPQVSINEAIEIAKKYGGGDSGKFVNGVLDAVKKNYESSDNQ from the coding sequence ATGGGTCGGAGATTATCGCGTGAACTTGCGTTGAAGATCCTTTATCGTTATGAAGAAGGAGACAGGGAATTGTCGAAGGTACTGGATTCTGTATTGGAGGCGAAACAATATGCCGAGGAAGATAAGAAATTTTCCAGGGAATTGGTGGAGATGACGATAGATAATTTAAAGACAATCGACGAGCAGATCATTAATGTTCTGGAAAACTGGCCCTTTGATCGGGTTTCAGTCATCGATAAAATTATTCTACGGCTCGGTACTTGTGAGATCTTATATTTTAAAGATATCCCGCCTCAGGTTTCAATCAATGAGGCGATTGAAATCGCAAAGAAATACGGAGGAGGAGATTCCGGTAAGTTCGTCAATGGGGTCCTTGATGCCGTAAAAAAGAATTATGAAAGCAGCGATAATCAGTGA
- a CDS encoding nucleotide exchange factor GrpE, translating into MKRKGPVTRLKEELKEKMDEVKELNDKYLRAVAELDNYRKLMQKEMANYRRSCKVEFIRKLIPVLDSFDRALSSAEVSENFDNFYKGMEIIQRQLKESLKSMGLIEFSGLGEVFDPSRHEAVATIATDEHPEDMVVEEVSKGYIVDDQIVKPAKVFVSKQKKGGQEDAENNRD; encoded by the coding sequence ATGAAGAGAAAAGGTCCGGTTACCAGGCTAAAAGAAGAACTCAAAGAAAAGATGGATGAGGTGAAAGAACTCAATGATAAATATCTTCGTGCGGTGGCGGAACTGGATAACTATCGTAAGCTTATGCAGAAGGAGATGGCTAATTACAGAAGGTCATGTAAGGTTGAGTTCATAAGAAAACTTATTCCGGTGCTCGACAGTTTTGACAGGGCGTTGAGCAGTGCCGAGGTATCGGAAAATTTTGATAATTTTTATAAAGGAATGGAGATTATCCAGCGGCAGTTAAAGGAATCACTGAAGTCAATGGGACTTATTGAGTTTTCAGGACTCGGTGAAGTCTTTGACCCGAGCCGACATGAAGCGGTTGCGACGATCGCCACGGATGAACATCCAGAGGATATGGTTGTGGAGGAAGTCAGCAAGGGATATATTGTGGATGACCAGATTGTAAAACCCGCGAAGGTTTTTGTCTCCAAACAGAAGAAAGGAGGTCAAGAAGATGCCGAAAATAATAGGGATTGA
- a CDS encoding metallophosphoesterase yields the protein MKAAIISDIHSNLEALQAVVKDIKKRRIKNIFCLGDLVGYGANPNECIELCLKEAKITIAGNHDWAAIDKTDVTLFNPVAAEAIRWTQEHTSSNNLARLRKLKLMETTANLFLVHASPGDPSKWNYLFSLENFKKQFRYYKTQICFIGHSHIPGAVFQDANGYTDFLRDNPFPLLENRRYIVNVGSVGQPRDLDPRASYAIYDGNKKTIEIVRLDYNIPLAQQKVIDAGLPESLADRLLVGR from the coding sequence ATGAAAGCAGCGATAATCAGTGATATCCATTCAAATTTAGAAGCCTTACAGGCAGTTGTTAAGGACATAAAGAAGAGGAGAATAAAAAATATCTTCTGCCTCGGCGATCTGGTTGGTTATGGAGCGAATCCCAATGAGTGTATAGAGCTATGTCTTAAAGAAGCGAAGATTACCATAGCGGGAAATCACGACTGGGCGGCGATCGATAAGACCGATGTAACACTGTTTAATCCTGTTGCAGCCGAAGCCATAAGATGGACCCAGGAGCACACGAGCAGCAATAATCTCGCCAGATTGAGAAAACTGAAACTTATGGAAACGACCGCCAATCTCTTCTTGGTCCATGCTTCACCTGGCGATCCTTCAAAATGGAATTATCTCTTTTCCTTGGAAAACTTCAAAAAGCAGTTCCGGTATTACAAGACTCAGATATGTTTTATAGGCCATTCACATATCCCCGGTGCAGTATTCCAGGATGCCAACGGTTATACTGATTTTTTACGGGACAACCCTTTTCCTCTGCTTGAAAACAGGAGATATATCGTGAATGTGGGTAGTGTGGGGCAACCGAGAGACCTCGATCCGAGAGCGAGTTATGCCATTTACGACGGCAATAAAAAGACGATCGAAATCGTACGCCTGGATTACAATATTCCGCTTGCCCAGCAAAAGGTCATTGATGCGGGATTGCCTGAATCCCTTGCTGATAGATTACTTGTGGGACGGTGA
- a CDS encoding aspartate kinase encodes MSIIVTKFGGTSLATPALIMSVAKKIFRISKNNDVVVVVSAMGDTTDKLLAMSRQITAEPKARELDMLLTAGERISVALLSMALEKLNLKAVSYTGSQVGIITDNKHTDARILEIRGERLKKALSEHKITVVCGFQGVSLEKEITTLGRGGSDTTALALSAALKAERCIIYTDVDGVYTEDPNKYPGVKKINKISYNEMLELSCRGAQVLHPRASSIAARFKIPVEIRNSFNNKSGTLITDLKRIENPRPKAITHNDELYLITLMRVIKRPNYLSQIVTELAKAGIHLKFFFHGISSAKKFDLSFIIPLEEKEKAKSILRKVAEKLKIRQISESSDICSLSLIGQGIGSANRILTEVFNTLSKTKIHIEAITTSELSVNIFLRKKYLDRGVNALLEKFNLKKKT; translated from the coding sequence ATGTCGATAATAGTAACCAAATTCGGTGGGACTTCACTCGCGACACCGGCATTGATTATGAGTGTCGCGAAAAAGATTTTTCGTATAAGCAAGAACAACGATGTAGTGGTGGTGGTCTCTGCAATGGGCGATACAACAGATAAACTTCTTGCAATGTCCCGGCAAATAACCGCCGAGCCGAAGGCCCGGGAGCTGGATATGCTCCTGACCGCCGGCGAGAGGATATCCGTCGCCCTGCTCTCCATGGCACTGGAAAAATTAAATTTAAAGGCGGTCTCATACACCGGCTCCCAGGTGGGAATCATCACCGATAATAAACACACAGACGCGAGGATTCTTGAGATCAGGGGGGAGCGGCTCAAAAAGGCGCTGTCCGAGCACAAGATCACTGTTGTCTGCGGTTTTCAGGGAGTGAGTCTGGAAAAAGAAATAACGACCCTGGGCCGCGGTGGTTCAGATACTACTGCACTTGCTTTAAGCGCCGCTTTAAAGGCGGAAAGATGTATCATCTATACGGATGTCGACGGTGTCTATACAGAGGATCCGAATAAATATCCCGGGGTTAAAAAAATCAATAAAATTTCTTATAATGAGATGCTGGAGTTGTCCTGCCGCGGCGCCCAGGTCCTCCATCCACGGGCATCAAGCATCGCCGCCCGTTTTAAAATCCCGGTCGAGATACGCAACAGCTTCAACAACAAGAGCGGCACCTTGATAACCGATCTAAAGAGGATTGAAAACCCCCGGCCAAAGGCGATAACCCATAATGATGAACTTTATTTGATCACTTTGATGAGAGTGATTAAACGGCCCAATTATCTTTCACAGATTGTAACCGAGCTGGCGAAAGCCGGCATTCATCTGAAATTCTTTTTTCACGGTATTTCGTCGGCGAAGAAATTCGATCTTTCCTTCATAATCCCCCTTGAAGAAAAGGAGAAGGCGAAATCGATATTAAGGAAGGTTGCTGAGAAGCTCAAGATTCGACAGATCAGCGAATCTTCGGATATCTGTTCTCTCAGTTTGATCGGTCAGGGCATTGGTTCGGCGAACAGAATATTAACTGAAGTCTTCAACACTCTTTCAAAAACAAAGATTCACATCGAAGCGATCACCACTTCTGAATTATCCGTTAATATCTTCCTGAGAAAAAAATACCTGGACCGCGGAGTAAACGCCCTGCTGGAAAAATTCAATTTAAAGAAGAAAACTTGA